In a single window of the Dreissena polymorpha isolate Duluth1 chromosome 3, UMN_Dpol_1.0, whole genome shotgun sequence genome:
- the LOC127872469 gene encoding uncharacterized protein LOC127872469 has protein sequence MVNDNHSYMVNNNHSYMVNDNHSYMVNDNHSYMVNDNHSYMVNDNHSYMVNDNHSYMLNNNHSYMVNNNHSYMVNNNHSYMVNNNHSYMVNDNHSYMVNDNHSYMVNNNHSYMVNDNHSYMVNDNHSYMVNDNHSYMVNDNHSYMVNDNHSYMLNNNHSYMVNDNHSYMVNDNHSYMVNNNHSYMVNDNHSYMVNDNHSYMVNNNHSYMVNDNHSYMVNDNHSYMVNDNHSYMVNDNHSYMVNDNHSYMVNDNHSYMVNNNHSYMVNDNHSYMVNNNHSYMVNNNHSYMVNDNHSYMVNDNHSYMVNDNQTITDICLVFNFYNKNMHPGLKYLFLCNM, from the coding sequence ATGGTGAACGACAATCATAGCTACATGGTGAACAACAATCATAGCTACATGGTGAACGACAATCATAGCTACATGGTGAACGACAATCATAGCTACATGGTGAACGACAATCATAGCTACATGGTGAACGACAATCATAGCTACATGGTGAACGACAATCATAGCTACATGTTGAACAACAATCATAGCTACATGGTGAACAACAATCATAGCTACATGGTGAACAACAATCATAGCTACATGGTGAACAACAATCATAGCTACATGGTGAACGACAATCATAGCTACATGGTGAACGACAATCATAGCTACATGGTGAACAACAATCATAGCTACATGGTGAACGACAATCATAGCTACATGGTGAACGACAATCATAGCTACATGGTGAACGACAATCATAGCTACATGGTGAACGACAATCATAGCTACATGGTGAACGACAATCATAGCTACATGTTGAACAACAATCATAGCTACATGGTGAACGACAATCATAGCTACATGGTGAACGACAATCATAGCTACATGGTGAACAACAATCATAGCTACATGGTGAACGACAATCATAGCTACATGGTGAACGACAATCATAGCTACATGGTGAACAACAATCATAGCTACATGGTGAACGACAATCATAGCTACATGGTGAACGACAATCATAGCTACATGGTGAACGACAATCATAGCTACATGGTGAACGACAATCATAGCTACATGGTGAACGACAATCATAGCTACATGGTGAACGACAATCATAGCTACATGGTGAACAACAATCATAGCTACATGGTGAACGACAATCATAGCTACATGGTGAACAACAATCATAGCTACATGGTGAACAACAATCATAGCTACATGGTGAACGACAATCATAGCTACATGGTGAACGACAATCATAGCTACATGGTGAACGACAATCAAACGATAACTGATATTTGTCTggtttttaacttttataataaaaacatgcatccGGGCCTTAAATACCTGTTTTTGTGTAATATGTAA